Within Labrys wisconsinensis, the genomic segment CCCGCGATCCGGAGCGGGCTCACGCTCTGTGCCATGGCCGAACCGGAGCAGAACGCCTTGCCGCGCGACGAAGCGGCGCCGACAGCCAGTCCGCACGACGGCGCCGAGGCGATCGACGGCGATCCCGATCTGATCTCGCGCGCCGTAGCGGGTGACCGCCGCGCTTTCGAAGCCCTGGTGCGCCGCCACTATGACCGCATTCATCGGGTAGCCTGGCGCCAGACGGGCTCGATCCACGAGGCGGAGGACATCGCGCAGGACGTGTTGTGCCGGCTGCTGGAACGCCTGGGCGATTTCCGCGGCGAATCCCGCTTCACCACCTGGCTGATCGGCGTGACCATCAATGCCTGCCGCGACCATCGCCGCCGGCGCGGTGGCTTTCTGCGGATGCGCGAGGCCTTCGCGGCCATGGCCAGCCTCGCCGACCGGCCCGACGGCCGCGACCTCTACCGTCGCAGCTGGCTGAGCAGCCTGCTCGGCGCCCTCAAGCCGGATCTGCGTGAGACCGTGGTGCTCGTGGCCGGCGAAGCCCTCAGCCATGCCGAAGCAGCGCGCGAGCTCGGCATCTCGGAGCAGACCGTCGCCTGGCGCATGCACCAGGCCCGCAAGCAGCTGAAGCAGTACCGCTCCGGCGCCGACAACGCCCACCGCAAGGAGATCCGCGATGAGCGTTGAGACCCCCATCGACCTGCCGACGCCCCCCATTCCCCATCCCGCGGCGCGCGAGGCCGCCGTCACCCGCGCCATGGCGGCTTTCGATGCGAATAGTCGAGCAGCCCCTGTGCGGGCGAGGCAGGCGGCAAGGCAAGATGTGCCCTCGCGGCGCCTGACCGGCCGCCCCGGCCTGCGCGCCGCCCTGGCCGCCAGCGTTGCGCTGCTGGTCGGGGTTCCGATCGCCCTGCAGATGCGCCACGATGCGATCAAGCCCGATGCGACAGCTCCTTCCCCCGACATTGCTGCGTGGGACGGAAAGCCGGTGACGTTGCCGCTCCCAATTCCACGCATCGGCGAGAACCGCATTGTGGGAGAGACCAGGGCGGCGATCCAGCCGCCTGCCAAAGCCAAGCAGGTCGCTGCGTCGCCTTTCCGCTTGTCCAGTGGCGAGACCTTTGGAGGCGGCTTTCCGGCTGAGGTCGCCTCGCCCAATCAGGCGGCTTCCATCTCTCGCGAAGGGGACGCCGCGCTCCTCCCCCTCGGCCGGGACCATTTCGCCAATGCCCCCGTGAACGGCTTCCAATCCGTGCGGGACGCGCCGCTCTCGACCTTCTCGGCCGATGTCGACACCGCCTCCTATGCCTTCGTCCGCGCCTCGCTGAACCGCGACGTGCTGCCGCCGCCGGACGCCGTGCGGACGGAGGAGCTGGTGAACTACTTCCCCTATGACTATGCGCCGCCGACGAGTGCCGCCGAGCCGTTCCGCACCGACGTGGCACTGGTCCCCAATCCCTGGAGCCAGGGCCACAAGATCCTGCGCATCGGCATCAAGGGTTACGAGATCCGCAGCCCCGAGCTGCCGCCGGCCAATCTCGTGTTCCTGATCGACACGTCCGGCTCGATGGACGAGCCGGCCAAGCTGCCGCTGCTGCGCCAGTCTCTCGCGCTCCTGGTGCGGCAGTTGCGACCGGTCGACAGGGTGGCGATCGTCGCCTATGCCGGTAGCGCTGGCACGGTGCTGGAGCCGACGCCGGCCTCCGAGAAGGGGCGCATCCTCGCCGCTCTCGATCGCCTGTCGGCCGGCGGCTCGACCGCCGGCGGCGAGGGCATCCGGCAGGCCTACGCCCTGGCCGAGGCCCATTTCGACCCGAAGGCGGTCAATCGCGTCATGCTGGCGACCGACGGCGATTTCAATGTCGGCATCACCGACATCGGCGAGCTCAAGGGCTTTGTCGAGCGCAAGCGTGCGAAAGGCATCTTCCTGTCGGTGCTCGGCTTCGGCATGGGCGATTACAACGACGCGCTGATGCAGGCGCTCGCCCAGAACGGCAACGGCGTCGCCGCCTATATCGACACGCTCGGCGAGGCCCGAAAGGTGTTGGTCGAGGAGGCCTCGTCGTCGCTGTTCCCGATCGCCAAGGACGTCAAGATCCAGGTCGAGTTCAATCCGGCCAAGGTCGCCGAGTACCGGCTGATCGGCTACGAGACGCGCCTGCTGCGGCGCGAGGACTTCAACAATGATCGGGTCGATGCCGGCGAGGTCGGCTCCGGTCACAGCGTCACCGCTCTCTACGACGTCGTGCCGGTCGGCGGTCCGGCGACGGTCGACGAGAGCCGCTACCAGCCCGCCAGGCCGGCCGCGAGCCCGGTCCAGGCGGCAGCGCTGTCTCAGGAATATGCCTTCGTCAAGCTGCGCTACAAGCTGCCGGGCGAGGACACGAGCGCGCTCCTCACCACGCCGGTCGGCCCGGCGGCTGAATTCACCTCGATCGAGGCGGCGCCGGCGGATGCGCGCTTTGCGGTCGCCGTCGCCGGCTTCGGCGAGCTGCTGCGAGGTGGCCGCCATACCGGCGGCCTCACCTATGACCAGGTGCTGCAGCTGGCGCTCGGCGCGCGCGGCGACGACCCCTATGGCTATCGGGCCGAATTCGCCAACCTGGTGCGTGCCGCCAGCACCGCCGCAGGACTGCCGGCACAGCAGCCGTAGAACCGGGCGCCCGCTCTCCGGAGCGAGCGCTCACAACCCGTTCAGGAACGCCGTCTCGGCCGCGAAGGCCTGGTGGGCCAGGGGAAAGTCGAAGCCCTGGAAGACGTGGACGCCGCCGGGCCAGACCTTCAGGTCAGCCCGGTTGCCCGCCGCCTCCCAGCGCGCCGCCATGAACAGGCTGTCGTCCAGCAGGGGGTCGCGGGTGCCGACCGAGAACAGCGCCGGCGGCAGGCCGGCGAGGTCGGCATGGAGCGGGGAGATGCCGGGGTCGCTGGGGTTCTCGCGATGGGCGAGATAGGCCTTGACGAACAGGGCGATGTCGCGCGTGTCGAGGATCAGGCGCCGGCGGCCCCAGCGCCGGGCGCCGGGCGTCATGGCGAGGTCGTAGCAGCCGGCGATCAGGTTGGCGCCGCGGAACGGCACGAGGCCGTGCCGGTCGCGCAGGCGCAGCATCGTCACCGCCGACAGGTTCGCGCCGGCGCTCTCGCCGCCGATGAAGAAGCGCTCGGTGCCGAAGCGCGCCTTGCCCTCGCGCACCAGCCAGAGCGCGGCCGCCTCGCAATCCTCGGGGCCGGCGGGATAGGGATGCTCGGGCGCGAGGCGGTAATCGACCGAGACGCAGGCGAGGCCGCAGGCCTCGCCGAGCCGTTCCAGCATCGGGTCCTGGAAATCCGCCTGGCCGAGCATCCAACCGCCGCCATGGATATGGAG encodes:
- a CDS encoding vWA domain-containing protein is translated as MSVETPIDLPTPPIPHPAAREAAVTRAMAAFDANSRAAPVRARQAARQDVPSRRLTGRPGLRAALAASVALLVGVPIALQMRHDAIKPDATAPSPDIAAWDGKPVTLPLPIPRIGENRIVGETRAAIQPPAKAKQVAASPFRLSSGETFGGGFPAEVASPNQAASISREGDAALLPLGRDHFANAPVNGFQSVRDAPLSTFSADVDTASYAFVRASLNRDVLPPPDAVRTEELVNYFPYDYAPPTSAAEPFRTDVALVPNPWSQGHKILRIGIKGYEIRSPELPPANLVFLIDTSGSMDEPAKLPLLRQSLALLVRQLRPVDRVAIVAYAGSAGTVLEPTPASEKGRILAALDRLSAGGSTAGGEGIRQAYALAEAHFDPKAVNRVMLATDGDFNVGITDIGELKGFVERKRAKGIFLSVLGFGMGDYNDALMQALAQNGNGVAAYIDTLGEARKVLVEEASSSLFPIAKDVKIQVEFNPAKVAEYRLIGYETRLLRREDFNNDRVDAGEVGSGHSVTALYDVVPVGGPATVDESRYQPARPAASPVQAAALSQEYAFVKLRYKLPGEDTSALLTTPVGPAAEFTSIEAAPADARFAVAVAGFGELLRGGRHTGGLTYDQVLQLALGARGDDPYGYRAEFANLVRAASTAAGLPAQQP
- a CDS encoding RNA polymerase sigma factor; protein product: MAPAIRSGLTLCAMAEPEQNALPRDEAAPTASPHDGAEAIDGDPDLISRAVAGDRRAFEALVRRHYDRIHRVAWRQTGSIHEAEDIAQDVLCRLLERLGDFRGESRFTTWLIGVTINACRDHRRRRGGFLRMREAFAAMASLADRPDGRDLYRRSWLSSLLGALKPDLRETVVLVAGEALSHAEAARELGISEQTVAWRMHQARKQLKQYRSGADNAHRKEIRDER
- a CDS encoding alpha/beta hydrolase, with the translated sequence MPSIDPAVFSPAAVAPETEALNRSIVAKLEAAPDQWAFPADEIREARRQGKGAFPLAPKSPRAVTETIAGPGGPLALRILAPPAPSGVYLHIHGGGWMLGQADFQDPMLERLGEACGLACVSVDYRLAPEHPYPAGPEDCEAAALWLVREGKARFGTERFFIGGESAGANLSAVTMLRLRDRHGLVPFRGANLIAGCYDLAMTPGARRWGRRRLILDTRDIALFVKAYLAHRENPSDPGISPLHADLAGLPPALFSVGTRDPLLDDSLFMAARWEAAGNRADLKVWPGGVHVFQGFDFPLAHQAFAAETAFLNGL